The following DNA comes from Triticum aestivum cultivar Chinese Spring chromosome 3D, IWGSC CS RefSeq v2.1, whole genome shotgun sequence.
CAATAAACTAGAAACAAGAAAACTAAATAAAATCCTGGCAACGCCATGCTCTTCTTTAGAACAAGATCCAACAGCACAGCTAGTATTTGGAAGGAGCAGGCGAGTGAGCAGCTTACGAATCTCACAGGTTCTCCATCTGGATATTGCTCTTGAGCGGCACGTACTCGCCAAGGTAACCGCCGAGGTGCTCGTACAGCGCGGTCCTGTCGATCTCCTGGTTGTGGTAGGCCTTGCAGGCGTAATAGAAGACGCTCTGCGCGAGCAGCCCCAAGAGATTGACACAGACGAGAACAGAGACGAGCAGAGCGCCGACGCCTATCCGGCCGGCCAAGCTCATGTCGAGGCTCCCCTCCTCGCCCCGCGCCTTGACGACAGCCGAACGGAACATCCCCGTGATGAGCCCGCAGATGGCGAAGTAGGAGAAAACGAGGACCGCGGCGGTGCGAGTGCGGCCCTGGAGGAGCTGCCTGCTCTTGGACATGGCGGCGAGGCCGCAGAGGGGCTCGAGCACGGAGATGACGCTGGCGAGGTGCCAGAGCGCGGAGATGTAGACGTGGATGGCGAGGAAGAggaaggcgacggcgaggagggcgaggaggaaggagagggggggcggGGTGGAGGCGGTCATGGGCGGGtcgaagaggaggatgaggaggacgacgGTGACGACGAAGCCGACGTGGTAGGCGA
Coding sequences within:
- the LOC123079446 gene encoding uncharacterized protein codes for the protein MELATRDLAALGAADLVRVSAAIPRAAPRTFALLTACLVFPLSFAVLAHSLFTHPILRRIRTSDYTATSAQWVALFAYQFLYLIFLFTFSLLSTAAAVFTVASLYAAKPASIASSLSALPPILPRLLRTFLWVSLLMLAYHVGFVVTVVLLILLFDPPMTASTPPPLSFLLALLAVAFLFLAIHVYISALWHLASVISVLEPLCGLAAMSKSRQLLQGRTRTAAVLVFSYFAICGLITGMFRSAVVKARGEEGSLDMSLAGRIGVGALLVSVLVCVNLLGLLAQSVFYYACKAYHNQEIDRTALYEHLGGYLGEYVPLKSNIQMENL